A single bacterium DNA region contains:
- a CDS encoding Rrf2 family transcriptional regulator, whose translation MIFSKPVTYAIRSLLFLSIQERKEYLLGTTIASSIGIPSPYLVKILGTLTSAGILQAVRGPGGGFQMSMRPEEVSLKAIVELFDGVHLTTQCLLGLGKCDESNSCPVHDRWKESRDHIDAFLSGTTIETLRTLLRDNPDKCFNGVLDRSLISV comes from the coding sequence ATGATATTCTCGAAACCAGTCACCTATGCCATTCGGTCACTTCTCTTCCTCTCCATTCAGGAGCGGAAGGAGTACTTATTGGGTACGACCATTGCCTCCTCCATCGGCATACCATCCCCTTATCTCGTGAAGATTCTTGGAACACTCACATCGGCTGGCATTTTACAAGCCGTTCGTGGTCCTGGTGGTGGGTTTCAGATGAGCATGCGGCCGGAAGAGGTATCCTTGAAGGCAATCGTCGAGCTGTTTGACGGTGTTCACCTTACGACGCAGTGTTTGTTGGGTTTGGGAAAGTGTGATGAGAGCAATAGTTGTCCCGTCCATGACCGTTGGAAAGAGTCGCGAGATCACATCGATGCCTTTCTATCAGGCACGACCATTGAGACGCTACGAACGCTATTGCGTGATAACCCTGACAAGTGCTTTAATGGCGTATTGGATCGGTCATTGATCTCAGTTTGA